CAGCGGTCCGCGTCCCCGCCCTGCCCCTGGGTGTGGGATTCCAGCGGGTTGACACGCGCTTTGGGTGGCCCGCTCCCGCCCCCCGGCAGCGACCCGCCCTTTCCTCGCGAAACCACCCAGCACAGCAGGAATAGGAATCCCGGAACCGCCAAGAGGAGTCCGGGCGTCAGCAATATTTGGAGGCCCCAGTCTCCGCGCGAAAGCCCAAATGTGACATAGTGGCCCGCAAGCCCCACAATCGCAACAGCCCCGCCAATCCCCTCAAACCGCCACGCCAACAAGAGACCTGCTATGGCCAGAACATAGAACCCCAACTCGATCCGTTCGGAAAGAGGGATGGGTCCCACGACATTTGGATCCGGCGAGAGGGCGATCATCAGAGCCACCGCCGCCAATACCACAGTCCACGCTCGCGCGACTCGACGGATGATGACGACATGCCGCGTAGCCACTTGCCGCATAATCAGCCCTCCCCGGAATTGGGTATGTCAGAATCCATAAGTGGTGAGCAATTATACGGTACGCAACTGGAGGACGGACAATGACGACGAGCGTGTGGGCAGAGAATTCGGCGGGTACCAGCCCGCTCCTTCATCAACCAGCCGCCCGGCTTGAACTCAACGAAGGATCGTCGCCAGAGCCTGACTGACGACGACGACTAGAACCAGTGCAAATGGGTACGTCGCCGCATACGGCGCGGCCACATCATCGCTGCCCGCGGCGGTGATGAGCGCCCCCAGCGCAGGCGTGCTGGTCATGCCACCGCATATCGACCCCAGCGAGTCCGACAAGCTGAGCTTGAACGCACGTGTTGCGAGGACGAACCCGATGAGCATGGGGACCAACGTCACGATAGCGCCCCCGATGAACAGGAGCCAGCCATATGTAGCCACGGTCTCCGCGAATCCGTGACCGGCTGCTACGCCAGCACCGGCAAGAAAGAGCGTAAGTCCCATTTCCCGCATTGTGCCCAAGAGTTGGCTCGAAGGCCTGAGAGACCAGGGACCGATCCCGCCAATGTGGCCTACCACAAGCCCGACGATCAGAGGTCCTCCTGCAAGACCCAGGGATATCCCGTCGGTGCCAGGTATCATGAACCGCATGCGTGCCAGGGCCGTTCCTATGCCGAGGACCACCATGAGCGGAAGCATGCCCAGGTCATCCAGAGGGCGTCTCTGTCGGGCAACAGCAGCCTGCAGCCGATCTGGATCGGACGAGAGGCCGGGTGCCCGGCTTGCGTCTCCTTCCAGCAGCACCGTTTCGCTCACTTCGCGGCGAAGATCCGTTCGAAGAAGACGTGGCAGGATCTGAACAAACATCACGACCCCAACGACCCCGAAGGGGTAAGCGATTCCGTACCCGATAGACACAGCGCTGTCGCCCATGGCCTCGAGCGCTGCAGCCAGTCCAGGGGTCGTAGTGAGCGCGCCGGTATAGATCCCTGCCGCCAAGGCCGGGGGAATCGAAAGCACTCTTGCGAGGATACTTGTGGTGACGGCCCCGGAGACCACAGTGGCGAAGGCAATCGCCCCGTAGGACATTGCATTCTTCCTCAAGTTGCGAAAGAACCGTGGCCCCGCCGTGAGGCCTACCGCTCCCACAAACAGCGCAAGCCCCAGGTCCCTGATGACAGACGGGATCTCGTAGCCCATATGGCCGAAGTAGAGCGCCGCCAACAGGACTCCCGAGGTCCCAAGCTGAATGCCTTTAATACCGAGGCGGCCGATGAAATGCCCTACAGCTGCAACAACGAAGATCACACCAAGTGCACTGTCCATAGGTTGCGATGCACTCCCCGGGTTCGAAGTGCTGGTATCGCCGTCCCAATTTGCCTGGACACGGGTTGCCAGCGGCGAACTTCAGATCATGTCCGCAGCGTGTCACCACGCCCGCACACAACCTCAGTCTACATTTGCGGTTGCCGGCTGTCAAAAGAAACGGACGGCACTCCAGCAGCAGGTAATTGGTCAGTGTGAGATCATTGTGGGGATGAGGTGCTTCGAGCCTGTTGAGGATCCTCTCCTCAGCCCGCGGCTCTCACTGCCCCTCGATCTGGGGCCGGCGCAACAGTGTGATCTTGTGCAGGGGGTAGTACCGGATGAACGCCCTGCCGCGAATCTTGTTGACGTCCAGGAAGCCCACACCTCTCCTGCTATCATTGCTGAAGTTGCGGTTGTCCCCCATGACGAAGACGGTGCCATCGGGCACGTCGTAGGGGCCCCATTCACCCTCGGTAGGCTCGGCGATGTAAGATTCCTGCATCGGGCGACCGTTGAGGTACACTACTCCATCCTTGATCTCCAGGTGGTCCCCTCCCACCGCGATCACTCGCTTGACGAAAGCCGCGCGTGGAGTGCTGAGGACCACTATGTCGCCTCTCGACGGCTCTTTGAACCGATAGGTGACTTTGTCGATCAGGAGCCTTTCGCCGTGGTGCAGCGTGGGCTCCATGGAGGAGCCCTCGACGATGTAGGATTGCGCGATGAAGGTCATTATGAAGCCGGCCAAGATGACGCCGGCGATGAGAGGCCACAGGTACTCCTTGAGGACTGAGCGAAACAACCTTGCACCTCCGGGCGATGGATTCTCCGCGTGTTCAGACCTGATCTCGTGCTCATCCATGGGTGAGTCCCCCAATCATTGAATCGGCTGTTCAGGCTTCCCTGGTTCCTGGCGCGGCCAACCTCCCAAGCCTGCACGCCACACGTCCCCGCACAGCAGGAGGAATCGCGTGGGTCCAGAATCACCAGAGTGTTAGAAACCTCGCGGGTTCCCCGGCCTTGGTCGGGTCCGGAGCATGAGTGCATCCCGCATGGCCTTTATGTGTTCCGGGGTGCTCCCGCAGCAGGCTCCAATTACGCGCACGCCGAGATCTAAGAGGCGGAGTGCGTGATCCGCCATCGCCTGTGGGGTGGCGTCATAGTGGATCTGTCCATCCCGGAGTTGCGGGAGCCCTGCGTTGCTCTGGGCTATGAGGTATGTGCCCGGTGGGGAGACTTCGGCCATCTCCGCGGCCACGCGCTCCATCTCGTCGGGTCCGTTCCCACAGTTGGCCCCGACAAGGCAGATGCCCAGTCCGGTGATGGCGGTCACCGCGTCGGACGGGCTCACGCCCATCATGGTGTGCAGGTTGGTGTCGAATGTCATGGTGACTGCAACCGGCAGGCCAGATGCGGCCCGTACTCCACTCACCGCGGCCTCGACCTCTGAGAGGTCGCTCATGGTCTCGATGAGGAAGAAGTCCACTCCGCCCGCGACGAGGGCCTCCGCCTGCAGACGGAACATCTCGGACGCCTCGGCCCTGGTGAGAGTCCCCAGGGGCTCGATGAACTCCCCGAGCGGCCCGATGCTCCCGGCGACTAGCACGCCGGAGTCCCCGACGGCCTTCCGGGCAAGGCGAGCGCCGGCCTCGTTGAACTCGGCCGCCCGGCCTTGAAGGCCGTGACGGGCGAGGCGCGCACGGTTACCGCCGAAGGTATTGGTTTCGATAAGCTGTGAGCCCGCGTCGATGTATGCGCAGTGTACGGCGAGGACCCTCTCAGGATGGTCCACGTTCCACAGTTCGGGGGCCTCGCCTTGGGCGAGCCCGGATCTCTGAAGCATGGTACCCATGGCACCATCGCCGAGTATGACAGGGACCTCTTCAAGAAATTCCATGATCCGTGGATTACGCGACATGTGAACGTACTCCCGTTCATAGGTGGTAGGCTTGTGTCGGGTTACTTCTCCCCAAACCCCGAGTTTCCTTCGAGCATGCACCGAGTCCCGACATATGGACGGAAAGGAGAGTAGTTCAATGGCAGCCAGGCCCATAATCCTCTTGGGTGATCCGAGGCTTCATGAGGTCTGTTCTCCGGTGGACCGAGACGAACTCGACCAGGTTCCACGATGGGTGGAAGATCTCCACGACACACTCATGGACTTCAGAGCCAGGCATGGGATCGGGAGGGCGATTGCCGCTCCTCAGATCGGCATCCCGAAGCGCATGATATACATGCACATAGACGGACCCACGGTCTTCCTGAACCCTGTCATCGAGGCCAAGAGCCCGGAGATGATGGAGGTGTGGGACGACTGCATGTGCTTCCCGGGCTTACTGGTCCGGGTTTCCCGTCACAGATCCTGCCGCATCCACTACTTTGACGCTGGGTTCGAGCCCCGGGTGCTCGAGGTCGAAGGGGACCTCTCTGAGTTGCTTCAGCATGAGTACGACCACCTTGACGGCATTCTGGCTACCGAACGCGCCATTGATAGCAGATCGTTCGCAATGGACGCCCGGCGGACCACTCCTTCACTATGTCGCTGAGCATGACCTGAGGCTACCGTGTTGTGAGTGCCTGCGGCATCAAGGATCTCCCGGCCTCCGCGGGTCTCTCATACTCTCTAGTGTCGTGAGGTGATATTGTTGCACAGACCCACTATCCTCGAAGTTGATCTATCATCCAAGACGAGTAGAACATACAGGCTATCCCCGGAGTTGGCGCGCCGGTACCTGGGCGGCCCGGGGCTCGGTATCTACCTTCTGAGATACATGGACCCAACACTCGATCCAGTAGTCTTCTGCCCCGGGCTTCTTGTGGGATTCCCGGTTCTCGGTTGCTGCAAGACCACGGTTATGGCTCGGTCCCCTCTCACGGGAATCCTGGGGGAGTCCAGTGCCAGTGCGAGATGGGGGATGTACCTCAAGCGCCTGGGTTACGATGCCTTGGTGCTGGTGGGCCGCGCAGACAGACTGTCGATCGTCCGGGTGGAGCACGGCAGCGTGGAGGTGGATGACGGATCGCGGTTCGCCCTCCTCGACATCCCGGAGTTCGACTCGGCACACCGGGACGTCTACGGGGCGGAATACGAACCAGCACGAATTGCGTCCGCTGCCGAGCGGGACGTCCTGGTGGCCGGGATCGTTCTCGACGAGGAAGTCCCCCGCTATGCCGCCAGGTGCGGCCTCGGCGCGGCCCTCGCGCGCATGGGTGTCAAGGGGATATCTGTCCGTCGCACCCCCTCTGCCCCCGTCCCGGCGGGGGATGTCACCGCGGCGAACCGCACGGTGCTCGCGGAAGTCAGGGAACGTAGCGCGGGTCTGGCCAAAGCGGGAACCGCGGGGGGCGTGGAGTACCGGAACCGAGTTGGAGACCTCCCCATCAAGAACTGGCGGGAGGGCCTTTGGGAAGGTGCGCGCGTGGTCAACGGCCACGCCATACTGGCCTCCATGTCCGGGCGGTCAAAGCCGTGTTTCACCTGCCCGATTGGGTGCACCAAGCTGGTCACCCCGACAGCCGGGGACCTCGCCGGCAAAACCGTCCGGAGCCCGGAGTACGAGACGACCGCTGGATTCGGCCCGATGTGCATGTGTGATGACCCGCTCACTGTAGTCGAGGCTAACGAACTCTGTGACACGCTGGGACTCGACACCATCTCGGTGAGCGCGATCATCTCGTTCGTGATGGAATTGTGGGAGCGGGACATTATCGACCGTGAGACGCTTGGCGAACCCCTGCTCACACAGGGTGTGGTGCCGGAGTGGGGGAGCCGCGAGGCGATTTTGGGCCTCATAAGGGCCATCGCCCGCCGCGAGGGCATAGGTGACCTCCTCGCCCTCGGCTCGCGAGAGGCAGCTCGGCAGATCGGGGGCGATGCCCCGAGGTACGCCATGCACGTGCGTGGGCTCGAGGTCCCCTATCACGACCCCAGGTGTTTTTCGACCATCGCTGCGACCTACGCCACCGCGGCGCGTGGCGCATCCCACAACGAATCCCTCTCATACTACGTCGAGCAGGGGATGGAGTTCCCCGAGTTCGGGCTTGCGCCCCCGCGGGACCCGGAGGATCCTAAGGGGAAAGGCCGGATCGCCTCAGACATGCAGGAACTCGCGGTCCTCTATGATGCTATCGGGCTGTGCAAGTTCATGATGCAGGGGAGGATTCAGCTCTCTGCGATCTCCCGGTGGATCGATGCATGCTTGGGTGATAAGATTCCACCCGAAGAGCTCAGGGAGATCGCATCGAGGGTAATCACGGCGAAGCGCGTCTACGGCATGGAAGTGTGCGGGATGGATCCCGCCGAGGACGGCCTGCCGGAGCGGATCCAAAACGAGCCCAGGCCAAGCGGCGGAGCTGCAGGCCGTACGGTGCCGCTCCGTGAGATCCTGGAGGAGTACTACCAGGCCCGGGGCTTTGAGCCCGACGGAAGGCCGAGTGAGGAGACAATGAAAAGGCTGGGATTGGCATAGTAGCAAACTGGGGGGCGATCATCGGGAGGGGATTGGCGCTCCGGCCGGGGCGGGCACGAGCCCGCCCGTGTTTGGATGCCTCAAGGAGCTCTCGGTAGTTGGCGCC
The sequence above is a segment of the Bacillota bacterium genome. Coding sequences within it:
- a CDS encoding permease — translated: MDSALGVIFVVAAVGHFIGRLGIKGIQLGTSGVLLAALYFGHMGYEIPSVIRDLGLALFVGAVGLTAGPRFFRNLRKNAMSYGAIAFATVVSGAVTTSILARVLSIPPALAAGIYTGALTTTPGLAAALEAMGDSAVSIGYGIAYPFGVVGVVMFVQILPRLLRTDLRREVSETVLLEGDASRAPGLSSDPDRLQAAVARQRRPLDDLGMLPLMVVLGIGTALARMRFMIPGTDGISLGLAGGPLIVGLVVGHIGGIGPWSLRPSSQLLGTMREMGLTLFLAGAGVAAGHGFAETVATYGWLLFIGGAIVTLVPMLIGFVLATRAFKLSLSDSLGSICGGMTSTPALGALITAAGSDDVAAPYAATYPFALVLVVVVSQALATILR
- the lepB gene encoding signal peptidase I; the encoded protein is MDEHEIRSEHAENPSPGGARLFRSVLKEYLWPLIAGVILAGFIMTFIAQSYIVEGSSMEPTLHHGERLLIDKVTYRFKEPSRGDIVVLSTPRAAFVKRVIAVGGDHLEIKDGVVYLNGRPMQESYIAEPTEGEWGPYDVPDGTVFVMGDNRNFSNDSRRGVGFLDVNKIRGRAFIRYYPLHKITLLRRPQIEGQ
- a CDS encoding homocysteine S-methyltransferase family protein; the encoded protein is MSRNPRIMEFLEEVPVILGDGAMGTMLQRSGLAQGEAPELWNVDHPERVLAVHCAYIDAGSQLIETNTFGGNRARLARHGLQGRAAEFNEAGARLARKAVGDSGVLVAGSIGPLGEFIEPLGTLTRAEASEMFRLQAEALVAGGVDFFLIETMSDLSEVEAAVSGVRAASGLPVAVTMTFDTNLHTMMGVSPSDAVTAITGLGICLVGANCGNGPDEMERVAAEMAEVSPPGTYLIAQSNAGLPQLRDGQIHYDATPQAMADHALRLLDLGVRVIGACCGSTPEHIKAMRDALMLRTRPRPGNPRGF
- a CDS encoding peptide deformylase; translated protein: MAARPIILLGDPRLHEVCSPVDRDELDQVPRWVEDLHDTLMDFRARHGIGRAIAAPQIGIPKRMIYMHIDGPTVFLNPVIEAKSPEMMEVWDDCMCFPGLLVRVSRHRSCRIHYFDAGFEPRVLEVEGDLSELLQHEYDHLDGILATERAIDSRSFAMDARRTTPSLCR